The Niveispirillum cyanobacteriorum genome segment GGGTTAATCGGTTCAAATATGTGCTTGGTTTCTATTATTTCGACGAACATATCGACACGGATTCCACGGTCACCGCCTTCAACCTGAACCGCGTGACCAATCCGGCCCCGACCGTCGACACAAAGGCCTGGTCCGGATACGGACAAGTATCATTCGATCTGACGGATCAATTCACCCTGACCGCCGGCATCCGCTACACGGATGAGAAGAAGGATTTCGACCAGTATCTGAACATCTACACCCTGTCGACCGGGTCGCCGCTGGCCACGTATCCACGCCGCTATCTGAACAAGGGCCATTACACGGCCTGGACCCCGAAATTCGGGGCGGAATACAAGGTGACGGAAGATGTGATGCTGTACGCATCAGCGACGCGCGGGTTCAAATCCGGCGGCTTCAACTTCTCCTCTGGCAACACGGCGCAGGGTTTTGCCCCGGAAACGCTGTGGAGCTATGAAGCCGGTTTCAAAACGGAGTTCGCAGACAAGCGCGTGCGCCTGAACGGGTCGGCCTTCACCTATGATTACAAGGACTTGCAGGTACAGTCCTTCCTGGTGCCTGGCGTCACCGACATCACCAATGCCTCAGACGCCAAGGTGGATGGGCTCGAACTGGAACTGACGACGCGTCCCGTAACCGGCCTGGATATCGGGGGCACGCTGACCTATCTGGACGCGCGCTATAAAAACTATCCGCAGGCGCCGATCCCCGGCACCAGCCCCGCCGTCACCATCGATGCATCGGGCAAGTACCTGAACTCCTCCCCCAAATGGGCCTACACGCTGTATGGCCAGTACAGTTTTGATGTCGCCGGCGGCTCGGCGTTTGTGCGTGGTGAGTATGGCTGGAAGGACCGGCAATATTTCACTGTCATCAATGACGCGGTGCAAACCATGGGCAGCTATGACCTGCTGAATGCCAGCATAGGGTTCGCCCCGGACGGCGGCAATTGGCAGGTGGTGCTGTACGGTCGCAACCTGTCCGACACGCAATATCTGGTTTCCACGGGCACGTTCACGGCGGTGCCAGCGGGTACGCCGGGCGACCCGCGCACCTATGGCCTGCGCCTCACCTACACCTACTGACCGCCATCATACAGGGTCTGGAAATGTCTTCTGCATTCCCGCTTCATATCGATGGCACCTGCGACCCGGATTTTGCCGGGTTGCGGGAGACCTTCATCGAGAATTTCCGCAGCCGGGGCGAAATCGGTGCCGCCGTCTGTGTCTATCGCGACGGGAAGAAGGTCGTGGACCTGTGGGGCGGGGTGGCAGATGTCGCCACCGGCGCCCTTTGGCAGCGGGATACGATCTGCTGCATGATGTCCGTGGGCAAGTCCATGGCGGCGCTGTGCCTGCTGATGCTGATCGACCGGGGCACGGTCGATCTGGAAGCCCGCGTCACCGACTACTGGCCCGAATTCGGTCAGGCCGGCAAGGAAAAGACCACCGTTCGCATGCTGCTGTCGGCCCTTTCCGGTGTTCTTTATGCTGATGCCGCCCCCGACGGTTCCGCCTATGACTGGGATGTCATGTGCCGTGCGCTCGCCGCGCAGAAGCCGGAATGGGAACCGGGCACCCAGGGCGCCTATCATTCCATGACCGCCGGCTATCTGCTGGGGGAAATGGTGCGCCGGGTGGATAGCCGCATGATCGATGTGTTCTTCCGGGAAGAGATCGCGCGGCCGCTAGGCATCGATTACGGGTTCGGGGTGGCGGAAGCGGACATGCACCGCGTATCCGATATCATGCCCAATCCCGGCAGCGTCACCTTTGTGCAGGCCAAGGACAAGACCACCAAGCTGGGCCGGGCCTGGCGTGTGCGGCCCAGTTCGGCTAACCCCTATAATGAACCCGCCTATCGTCGGGCCGTGTTCCCGTCATCGAACGGCCATGGCAATGCCCGCGCCATCGCGCGGGTCTATGCGGCGCTGGCCAATGGCGGGACGTTGGACGGTTTCCATCTGCTCTCCCCCGCCCTGGTGGAGGCAATGCGCACCGAAAGCTGGCGCGGCACCTGCGGTATGACCGACCGGCCCTTCCGCTACGGCCTGGGCCTGTTCTTGAACTACCCGCCCATGCTGGGCTTCGGGGCCAATCCCCGTGCCTTCGGCCATCCGGGTGCCGGTGGTGCTGTCGGTATCGCCGATCCCGAAGCTGGCCTCGCCTTCAGCTACAGCCCGAACCTGATGTGTGCCGGTGCCGGCATGGGTGAGCGGTGCGAGGCGCTGGTGCAGGCGGCCTTGGGCAAACAAGCCACCATCTGATCCTGACCCCCAGGGAGGGGAAAATGTCCGATTTCAAAGGAAAAGTAGCCCTGGTGACCGGCGGCAGCTCCGGTATTGGCGCTACGGTGGCTCAGGCGCTGGGCGCCCAGGGCGCCCATGTCGCCATCGTGGCCAGCAGTTCCATAGCCAAGGCCGCCCCCGTGGTGGACGCGGTGAACGCAGGCGGCGGTACCGCGCGTGCCTATGCCGCTGATGTCCGGGATGAGGGGGCGGTCGCCACCTTGCTGGAGCAGGTGACGGCCGATTTCGGTGGTCTGGACATCCTTGTCAATGCTGCCGGCGTGTTCGAGCCCAGTCCTGTTGGTGGTACGGCGGCAGATAGCATGAACCGTATGGTCGATATCAACCTGAAGGGCACCTGGAACTGCTTGCAGGCCGCCGTGCCGCACCTGAAGGCGCGGGGGCGGGGCAAGGTGCTGAACTTCGCCTCCGTCGCCGGGACCATCGGGGTCAAGGGCTTCGCCGTCTATTGCGCATCCAAGGCCGCCATCGTGATGATGACGCGGGTGGCCGGCGCCGAACTGGCACCCTTCGGCATCAATGTCAATGCCGTTGCCCCCGGCAATACCGAAACCCCGATGAACGAGGCGATGCGCACCGCGCCGGAAATGGCAGAGATCCTGGATGGCATGCGCCGCATGACGCCCAGCGGTGTCACCTTCTCCAAAC includes the following:
- a CDS encoding TonB-dependent receptor; translated protein: MNMLRLRTLLLTSATGLALTSLPALVQAADGTMLDEVIVTATKMGDTRLQETPIAITAFTADALEKTGIKDVRDLAGSTPNLVVAQNGAFAQLYIRGIGSNNVFAGSDPSTTVHMDGVYMARPAAVFNNFLDVERIEVLRGPQGTLYGRNSVGGTINIVSRLPDNNVKAKAQATIGNYDLYRGEAYVSGPLIEDKLYGSVSLMGSKHDGYFKNVVPSGNDRASENTWGTRAILRATPNEALEIVFRADYLADYGHFVGNQALLLPFRPVAGGALDPVTEAIRGDWHKVALDSPSDTDRKIKGVSAEITYSFSDAAVLKSLTAYRKSDLNYVNDTDATDLHRQETRQQEYQDQFSEELNLSDRVNRFKYVLGFYYFDEHIDTDSTVTAFNLNRVTNPAPTVDTKAWSGYGQVSFDLTDQFTLTAGIRYTDEKKDFDQYLNIYTLSTGSPLATYPRRYLNKGHYTAWTPKFGAEYKVTEDVMLYASATRGFKSGGFNFSSGNTAQGFAPETLWSYEAGFKTEFADKRVRLNGSAFTYDYKDLQVQSFLVPGVTDITNASDAKVDGLELELTTRPVTGLDIGGTLTYLDARYKNYPQAPIPGTSPAVTIDASGKYLNSSPKWAYTLYGQYSFDVAGGSAFVRGEYGWKDRQYFTVINDAVQTMGSYDLLNASIGFAPDGGNWQVVLYGRNLSDTQYLVSTGTFTAVPAGTPGDPRTYGLRLTYTY
- a CDS encoding serine hydrolase domain-containing protein; translated protein: MSSAFPLHIDGTCDPDFAGLRETFIENFRSRGEIGAAVCVYRDGKKVVDLWGGVADVATGALWQRDTICCMMSVGKSMAALCLLMLIDRGTVDLEARVTDYWPEFGQAGKEKTTVRMLLSALSGVLYADAAPDGSAYDWDVMCRALAAQKPEWEPGTQGAYHSMTAGYLLGEMVRRVDSRMIDVFFREEIARPLGIDYGFGVAEADMHRVSDIMPNPGSVTFVQAKDKTTKLGRAWRVRPSSANPYNEPAYRRAVFPSSNGHGNARAIARVYAALANGGTLDGFHLLSPALVEAMRTESWRGTCGMTDRPFRYGLGLFLNYPPMLGFGANPRAFGHPGAGGAVGIADPEAGLAFSYSPNLMCAGAGMGERCEALVQAALGKQATI
- a CDS encoding SDR family NAD(P)-dependent oxidoreductase, whose amino-acid sequence is MSDFKGKVALVTGGSSGIGATVAQALGAQGAHVAIVASSSIAKAAPVVDAVNAGGGTARAYAADVRDEGAVATLLEQVTADFGGLDILVNAAGVFEPSPVGGTAADSMNRMVDINLKGTWNCLQAAVPHLKARGRGKVLNFASVAGTIGVKGFAVYCASKAAIVMMTRVAGAELAPFGINVNAVAPGNTETPMNEAMRTAPEMAEILDGMRRMTPSGVTFSKPEEIASAVLYLLSDAARPVFGTTLVIDEGISAAIG